Within Verrucomicrobiia bacterium, the genomic segment TTCTGGATAAATGACGAGGGCCTCGGGATGATAGCGGTTCAGGTGATTTATCTTCAGGCGTTTGGGGGAAGAGCTGCGCCCGTCCCAGAGATAAAGATGAAACGGAAAGCCACCGTCGTACGGCCCCGCGATAATGACAAAAACCCCATTATAAAATGCAATGTCGCGTATCCCCAGCCCATCGAGGTCCAGCAGAATCGCGTCGCCTAACCGTGCCCGTTCGCCCTCGATAACCCGGTTCGGATTCAACAAAGGAATGAGCAACGCCTTTCCATCCGGAACCGGGTTGCGAAAACCAATGAGCAGGCGCCCCTCCGCTGTCCCGGAAAGCCCTTCGATATTCAGGGCATCCCGTTCTTTTGGAATTCTCAAGGCGGCCGCGGCAAAATGAAAGCGGTCAAAGCGGGAATCGTTGATCAAATCATCCAGGAGCGATTTGTAGGGTTTGCCGGCGGGAGTAAGGGTCACCTGATCGCCGGCGACCTGGATGTCTGTTGCAAATAACCGGCAACGGTTTGTCCGTTCTTTGCCGGAACGATTGCGCCCATGTGACCCAATCCAAAAGGCACGGTCCCCAAGACGCGCGCCGGCCTCGAGGTCGGCTTCGGGGAATCTGCCGGTGACTTCGAGGAAAGCATTGCAATCGAATTCCTTCAGCGGCGGGCCGGGTTGGTCGCTGCGATAAAGCCGCAGAGTGTTGTCTTCATCATCTGCGGCAACAAACAGATTGGAACTAACCGCCACAGCCCCGGAGGCATCCGCCATCCCGCTGTACTGCATCGGCCTGATCAGGTGGTACCTCTCTCCTGCCGCGGCGGGGAGCCACAGCCCCAGGAAAAGCAGCCACCATGTTCGCACGGGCGCACTTTGACTGCTCCATCCTTAGAACACAAGAACATCAAACGACATCAAACGACTGACTGCAGTCAGGTTCTGCTTTCAAGCCAAGGCCGCTTATGCTAGACAGGACATTCTCTTAATAATGAAAAATATAATGATAGCGGCCATGGCAACGGCGCTGACAGTGCTGCTCCCGCTGCCGCTCCAAGCCGAGACAGGGGCCGATTCCATCCAATGCATCAAGTCCGCCACGTTCCTGGCGCCGCCTCAGGCCCTGGGGGTCCGTCAATACGCACCCGACCGCGAGCCGCAGATCATCCACCTGGCATTGGATGTAACACCCGATTTCCACGAGCGCTCGATCGAGGCGACCGCGACGATTCGTTTCAAAGCCATCGCCCAACCGCTCCAGCAGGTGAAACTGGACAGCGTCGGCCTGGACGTCCACTCGGTGACCGCGACGATCGGCGTGCTGGCCTGGCATTTAACGGAGGACAAGTTGATTGTGATTTTTACAAAAGCATTGCCGGCCGATACCGAGGCCTCGATGACCGTGGCGTATTCCGCCCATCCCGAGCAGGGCCTGTACTTCCGCACGCCCGAAATGGGATACAAACCAGGCGACACCCACTTGTTTTCGCAAGGAGAAGAGATAGAGGCGCGCCATTGGTATCCGTGCATGGATTCGCCCAACCAGCGGCTGACTTCGGAAATCACTTGCCGCGTCCCCGAGGGGATGACGGCCATTTCCAATGGCCGGCTGGTTTCCCAAAGCAAAGACCCGGCAACCGGGTTGAACGTGATTCATTGGTCACAGGAAAAGTCTCACTCGAACTACCTGATTTCATTGGTCGCAGGCTATTTCAAGGAACTCGATGACAAGTACGGCAATGTGCCTCTTGCCTTTTTTACGCCCCCCTCCGAATTCAACGAAGCGCGCAATTCCTTTCATGGAACAAAGGACATCATGGAGTTCTACAACAGGGAAATCGGCGTGCCGTTTCCGTGGGACAAATACGACCAGGTTTGCGTCAATGATTTCGTGGCCGGCGGCATGGAGAACACCAGCGCCACGACCCTGACGGACCGGACATTATTCACCGATGCGACGGAGAATATCCGCTCGAGCGAGTCTCTGATAGCGCATGAGATGGCCCACCAATGGTTCGGGGACCTGGTCACCTGCAAGGATTGGAGCCACATCTGGCTGAATGAGGGCTTTGCCACCTTTTATGAGACGTTGTACAACGGCCATAAACATGGACGCGACGCGATGCTCTATGAGTTGTTCCAGCGGGCGCGGCAAATCACCGGGACCACGAATGATTCGAGGGCTATCGTGCGGCGCAATTACAATCAACCGGGCGAGATGTTCGATTATCTGGCCTATCCCAAAGCAGCCTGGGTGCTCCACATGCTCCGGTGCCAACTGGGCGAGGGCCTGTACCGCCGCTGCATCAAAACCTACCTCCGGCGTCACCAATACGGCAATGTTGTCACCGATGACCTTCGGTCAGTGATCGAGGAACTCTCGGGCCGGTCCTTCGACCAGTTCTTCGATCAATGGCTCTATCACGGGCGCCAGCCTGAGCTGGAAATCAACTATGACTGGGATGACCTGACGAAGCTGGCCAAAATCTCCATTCGCCAGGTCCAGGAAATCAATTCGGATGTCCTCCTGTTCAATTTCCCGCTGACAATTCGCTTTAAGAGCAGCTTCGGGACCTCCAATGCTCCCATCGAGGTTACCAAAAAGCAGGAGGACTTTTACTTCCCTTTAAGTGCGGCGCCTGAACTGGTGCGGGTGGACCCTGAATACACGCTGCTGGCCAGGATTCAATTCACGGTGCCCAGACCAATGCTCTACGCGCAATTAGCCGATAAAGAGGATGTGATAGGCCGCTTGCTCGCCATCGAACAATTTTCAACCAAAACCGATAAGGGTGTTATCGCCAAGCTCCAGGAGACGCTCAACCACGATGGCTTTTATGGGGTGCGCATCGAGGCCGCCCGCGCGCTGCGCTCCATCCACACCGATGAAGCCCTCAATGCCCTGCTCGCCTCCACGCTCCAGCCCGACGCGCGCGTCCGCGAATGGGTCGCATCGGCTATTGACGGATTCTACGACCAGAAGGCCTATGACTTCGCCCGCCAACGGTTAAGCGAGGAAAAAAATCCAGTCATCCTCTCGCAAGATATTCGCGGCATGGCAGGCTATAACAAACCCGAAGTCCGTGAAGCGGTGCTGAAGTTGCTGGACACGGGCTCATACCGCAACGAGTTGGCGGACGCTGCCATCAGCGCAGCGCGCCAGCAGGATGACCCGGCTTATATCCCGCCTTTGCTCGAAGCGCTGGCCAAGCAGGAATCGGCCTTCACCAGCCGCGGCTTTGGGCAAGGGCTTGCGGCGCTGGCCTGCCTGGCGCGCAACAATGATACAAAAGATAACGTGCGGCAGTTCCTTGCCGGCTATGTCAACGATAAGCGAAAGACCGTCCAACTGGCGGCCATTAATGCGCTGGGCACTTTAGGCGATCCGAAGGCCATCGCCCTCCTTGAGACCTTTACTTCGGCTCCCCAGACCACCCCCGAAGGCTCCGCCGCCGACCAGGCCATTGCCACCCTTCGGGCCGGGCGCAAACCGGTCGATGATTTCAAAAACCTGCGCAGGGAGGTGTTGGACCTGGAAAAAGCCAACCGGGACTTGCTCAAGAGAATTGAAGACTTAAACAAACGAGTGGAAGCAGAGTTAACCTCCCACCCGG encodes:
- a CDS encoding M1 family metallopeptidase; this encodes MKNIMIAAMATALTVLLPLPLQAETGADSIQCIKSATFLAPPQALGVRQYAPDREPQIIHLALDVTPDFHERSIEATATIRFKAIAQPLQQVKLDSVGLDVHSVTATIGVLAWHLTEDKLIVIFTKALPADTEASMTVAYSAHPEQGLYFRTPEMGYKPGDTHLFSQGEEIEARHWYPCMDSPNQRLTSEITCRVPEGMTAISNGRLVSQSKDPATGLNVIHWSQEKSHSNYLISLVAGYFKELDDKYGNVPLAFFTPPSEFNEARNSFHGTKDIMEFYNREIGVPFPWDKYDQVCVNDFVAGGMENTSATTLTDRTLFTDATENIRSSESLIAHEMAHQWFGDLVTCKDWSHIWLNEGFATFYETLYNGHKHGRDAMLYELFQRARQITGTTNDSRAIVRRNYNQPGEMFDYLAYPKAAWVLHMLRCQLGEGLYRRCIKTYLRRHQYGNVVTDDLRSVIEELSGRSFDQFFDQWLYHGRQPELEINYDWDDLTKLAKISIRQVQEINSDVLLFNFPLTIRFKSSFGTSNAPIEVTKKQEDFYFPLSAAPELVRVDPEYTLLARIQFTVPRPMLYAQLADKEDVIGRLLAIEQFSTKTDKGVIAKLQETLNHDGFYGVRIEAARALRSIHTDEALNALLASTLQPDARVREWVASAIDGFYDQKAYDFARQRLSEEKNPVILSQDIRGMAGYNKPEVREAVLKLLDTGSYRNELADAAISAARQQDDPAYIPPLLEALAKQESAFTSRGFGQGLAALACLARNNDTKDNVRQFLAGYVNDKRKTVQLAAINALGTLGDPKAIALLETFTSAPQTTPEGSAADQAIATLRAGRKPVDDFKNLRREVLDLEKANRDLLKRIEDLNKRVEAELTSHPARRSQKEKVSSPKSSG
- a CDS encoding DUF3616 domain-containing protein, with protein sequence MRTWWLLFLGLWLPAAAGERYHLIRPMQYSGMADASGAVAVSSNLFVAADDEDNTLRLYRSDQPGPPLKEFDCNAFLEVTGRFPEADLEAGARLGDRAFWIGSHGRNRSGKERTNRCRLFATDIQVAGDQVTLTPAGKPYKSLLDDLINDSRFDRFHFAAAALRIPKERDALNIEGLSGTAEGRLLIGFRNPVPDGKALLIPLLNPNRVIEGERARLGDAILLDLDGLGIRDIAFYNGVFVIIAGPYDGGFPFHLYLWDGRSSSPKRLKINHLNRYHPEALVIYPEMGLKQIQILSDDGKQVRDGVIQHELPFPQRTFRSFWVKDY